The Saccharopolyspora gloriosae genome has a segment encoding these proteins:
- a CDS encoding DUF6300 family protein — protein MTNEPDVELAPRHPCVRCGTPILAAVTVPISDTEHSAGRRITATVCPTCDRHHPAPEVQGVIAYFTLNERITGDEIEGAGQVLSDWAQYVTTHPPTYTSTDLDDEIEAWERGEM, from the coding sequence ATGACGAACGAGCCGGATGTGGAGCTGGCGCCACGGCACCCGTGTGTGCGCTGTGGCACTCCGATCCTGGCTGCCGTCACCGTGCCCATATCCGACACCGAACACAGCGCCGGGCGTCGCATCACTGCCACCGTGTGCCCGACTTGCGATCGCCACCATCCCGCACCCGAAGTCCAAGGCGTGATCGCGTATTTCACGCTCAACGAACGCATCACCGGGGACGAGATCGAGGGTGCGGGACAGGTGTTGTCGGACTGGGCTCAGTACGTGACAACCCACCCTCCGACCTACACCTCGACCGATCTTGACGACGAGATCGAGGCCTGGGAACGCGGCGAGATGTAA
- a CDS encoding helix-turn-helix domain-containing protein — MRRWRLKRDLSVRELAKMISVSHGQLSRIEAGSRHLRDETATALDQALGTEGAFADVLREAGGFQPGGWSSLVIGLPPGEELIGRARLLQDLVGTLTPVPSDAARPPRFLALTGTAGIGKTALALAAIHEVKSRFETVRWVDMRAWDHVTGPRSAVSVLRSWCSSIPGHELRHLPNDLDHLVEIWRGLTAGTPLLLGVDNAQSDQIPPLIPAAPGSVIVVTSRDRELELPGPVRWYPVSPLGTDDATDLIAARSGQPRERVAALAPRGAGLPLALRSLGDVLAAHDADQEMIADMAATTAPTDAVRRATALSYRELTDEQARVWRLCASLPEVTPESAEATAGMPEREVRVLLDAAAKASLLTKRGRTWQYHELHRAYALEQSQRVDSIEDRDAATGRTLTYLLHGWANANRRLAPDRKSGPPLVELPQDVHPPEFASFDAALEWAEARWEYMPIAVRGALERNWTRLAWQLVAVSLDYAILAKPYPIAYSMARHAAAHAERAHDREGMAWMAQVQGYIDTERGELDAAIDHLSRAVEFRRELGDVHELGWSTQALAKARLYRGDPIEETLSLLTEAIDSLESIEGGSGDESARTLRGTVHLNAYDHTGEQAHLDIADTDLTQAVTSLPPNGEPLLRCYSHTRLAVVRLRQGRCGEAVELASHAATYAHDHAALFSEVDALYVLGQALHATGHTDQARQHWTRAIDIADYIGSDDAERIQTELDNL; from the coding sequence GTGAGACGGTGGCGGCTCAAACGTGATCTCAGCGTGCGCGAACTCGCGAAAATGATCAGTGTCAGTCATGGACAGTTGTCCCGGATCGAAGCCGGGAGCCGCCACTTGCGGGACGAGACCGCCACAGCACTCGATCAGGCCCTCGGTACCGAGGGAGCCTTCGCCGACGTACTCCGGGAGGCAGGTGGGTTCCAGCCGGGCGGCTGGTCGAGCCTGGTCATCGGGCTGCCGCCGGGCGAGGAGTTGATCGGTCGCGCGCGGTTGCTGCAGGATCTCGTCGGCACGCTCACCCCCGTTCCGAGTGATGCTGCGCGGCCTCCGCGGTTCCTTGCGCTGACCGGCACGGCGGGGATCGGGAAAACCGCGCTCGCTCTTGCTGCCATCCACGAGGTCAAATCTCGATTCGAGACGGTGCGCTGGGTGGACATGCGGGCCTGGGATCACGTCACCGGTCCGCGTTCGGCCGTGTCGGTGTTGCGTTCGTGGTGTTCCTCGATTCCCGGGCACGAGTTGCGGCATCTTCCGAATGATCTCGACCATCTGGTCGAGATCTGGCGCGGACTCACTGCGGGAACGCCGTTGTTGTTGGGCGTGGATAACGCCCAGTCGGACCAGATTCCACCCTTGATTCCTGCGGCACCGGGTAGTGTCATCGTGGTGACGAGTCGCGATCGGGAACTGGAGTTGCCCGGCCCGGTGCGGTGGTATCCGGTATCGCCGCTCGGCACCGACGACGCCACCGACTTGATCGCGGCACGCTCCGGGCAGCCGCGCGAGCGGGTCGCCGCCCTCGCGCCACGAGGTGCGGGGCTTCCGCTGGCGTTGCGTTCGCTCGGTGACGTGCTCGCTGCCCACGACGCGGATCAGGAGATGATCGCCGATATGGCCGCCACTACCGCCCCCACCGACGCTGTCCGCCGAGCCACCGCCCTGTCCTACCGCGAGCTCACAGACGAACAGGCCCGCGTGTGGCGGCTGTGTGCGAGTTTGCCCGAAGTCACCCCGGAATCGGCTGAAGCCACCGCAGGGATGCCCGAGCGCGAAGTCCGCGTGTTGCTCGACGCCGCCGCGAAAGCCTCACTGCTGACCAAACGCGGACGCACCTGGCAGTACCACGAGCTCCACCGGGCCTACGCCCTTGAACAGAGCCAACGAGTTGACTCGATCGAGGACCGCGATGCTGCGACCGGCCGTACCTTGACGTACCTGCTCCACGGGTGGGCAAACGCCAACCGTCGTCTCGCGCCTGATCGCAAGAGCGGCCCGCCGCTGGTCGAACTGCCCCAGGACGTTCACCCTCCCGAATTCGCCAGCTTCGACGCCGCCTTGGAATGGGCCGAGGCCCGCTGGGAGTACATGCCCATCGCCGTGCGCGGTGCCCTTGAACGCAACTGGACCCGCCTGGCCTGGCAACTGGTCGCGGTGAGCCTGGACTACGCCATCCTGGCCAAGCCCTACCCCATCGCCTACAGCATGGCCCGTCACGCCGCCGCACACGCCGAACGCGCCCACGACCGCGAAGGCATGGCGTGGATGGCCCAAGTCCAGGGCTACATCGACACCGAGCGCGGCGAACTCGACGCAGCCATCGATCACCTCTCCCGAGCCGTCGAGTTCCGCCGCGAGCTCGGCGACGTCCATGAACTCGGATGGTCCACCCAAGCCCTCGCTAAGGCTCGTCTCTACCGCGGCGACCCAATCGAAGAAACCCTCAGCTTGCTCACCGAAGCGATCGACTCCCTCGAATCGATCGAAGGCGGCTCCGGAGACGAAAGCGCTCGCACCCTGCGCGGCACCGTCCACCTCAACGCCTACGACCACACCGGTGAACAGGCCCATCTCGACATCGCTGACACCGACCTCACTCAAGCCGTCACGAGCCTTCCTCCCAACGGGGAGCCACTCCTGCGCTGCTACTCCCACACCCGCCTCGCCGTGGTCCGGCTCCGCCAGGGCCGCTGCGGCGAAGCCGTCGAACTCGCCAGCCACGCCGCCACCTACGCCCACGACCACGCCGCCCTCTTCAGCGAAGTCGACGCCCTCTACGTCCTCGGCCAAGCCCTCCACGCCACCGGCCACACCGACCAAGCCCGCCAGCACTGGACCCGCGCCATCGACATCGCCGACTACATCGGCTCCGACGACGCCGAACGCATCCAAACCGAACTCGACAACCTCTAA